From Leopardus geoffroyi isolate Oge1 chromosome B4, O.geoffroyi_Oge1_pat1.0, whole genome shotgun sequence, a single genomic window includes:
- the NACA gene encoding nascent polypeptide-associated complex subunit alpha isoform X1 yields MPVNTTPSPLGVNSPTSVIKTDPYASPDPTSLLPRSSLPTPTMATFSAATAGVAPTTIASPFLGAVSLAHKSHPDKEVSSTLTILPLVPPASESYPVAPTVTLPPQNVSAFPAAMALAPEIPKSEPFPSLPPQGAKKVHGISHTSALEPVASSPEGHPTKDSGSSVNTSSQGTSLADSTSRLGTSVSPQTKRCPTKKGSTTSTLTLSKSVPAIPDTPPGNHSSPISPVEASFLPEANLSFQVPKGSLAKKHSPTPSPKEAPDTPSPKEASTPPAVAPPSPKKSQAASSPKRAPTTPSPKGTSTAPAVAPPAPKGGPTTLSPKETSTPAVNPSCPKGAPTPPTVAPPSPKGGPAIVSPKEAPTSPMTPPSPKGASAASSLKGTLTPSAVTPSSHKESPETPAPKGAPTTPPPKRASTLPALTPSSPKESLATPSSRGTSATPSPKRAPGTPSSKGTSAASSPKRAPATPSSTGAPTPSSEISPSPKEAPISPVSVTCPLGSTAPQASKGLPIMKGPTALKPVLVAPAPESAPVVTVPSEKDPLAKKSSATPPPVCPDPSAKNGTKGPLSTLAPAPLLTVSAQKASSPKTPKTLPVSPLKGKDSFHSPKSPLALAPESVTSTPLATASSEKVLPNAGSASVSPAPTPPVSLPLPPSPVPPLLPKQQFLPSSPGLVLESPCKPSAPADEDELPPLIPPEPISGGVPFQSVLVNMPTPKPAGIPAPTPSAKQPVLKNNKGSGTESDSDESVPELEEQDSTQATTQQAQLAAAAEIDEEPVSKAKQSRSEKKARKAMSKLGLRQVTGVTRVTIRKSKNILFVITKPDVYKSPASDTYIVFGEAKIEDLSQQAQLAAAEKFKVQGEAVSNIQENTQTPTVQEESEEEEVDETGVEVKDIELVMSQANVSRAKAVRALKNNSNDIVNAIMELTM; encoded by the exons ATGCCAGTCAATACTACTCCCTCTCCTCTGGGTGTTAACTCTCCAACCTCTGTAATCAAGACAGATCCTTATGCAAGCCCAGACCCCACGAGTCTGCTTCCCAGAAGTTCTCTCCCTACCCCAACCATGGCTACATTTTCTGCTGCCACTGCTGGGGTGGCTCCTACCACTATAGCCAGCCCTTTCCTAGGAGCTGTCTCTTTGGCTCATAAAAGCCACCCAGATAAGGAGGTTAGTTCCACTCTTACTATTTTACCTTTGGTTCCACCAGCCTCCGAAAGTTACCCTGTGGCTCCAACTGTGACTTTACCCCCCCAGAATGTTTCTGCTTTTCCAGCTGCCATGGCACTGGCCCCCGAAATTCCCAAGTCTgagccctttccctctcttcctcctcaagGTGCAAAGAAAGTTCATGGTATTTCTCATACCTCGGCATTGGAACCTGTGGCTTCCTCTCCTGAAGGGCACCCAACCAAGGACTCTGGTTCTTCTGTTAATACATCTTCTCAAGGAACTTCCCTAGCTGACTCCACATCTCGTTTAGGGACTAGTGTGTCTCCCCAAACTAAAAGATGTCCAACCAAGAAGGGTTCAACTACTTCTACCTTAACTCTTTCTAAAAGCGTACCTGCTATCCCTGATACTCCTCCTGGAAATCACTCATCCCCTATTTCTCCAGTTGAAGCTTCCTTTCTTCCAGAGGCCAATCTTTCTTTTCAAGTCCCTAAAGGGTCATTGGCCAAGAAGCATTCCCCTACTCCATCCCCCAAAGAGGCCCCAGATACCCCATCTCCCAAAGAGGCCTCCACTCCCCCAGCTgtggctcctccctcccccaaaaagtCCCAAGCAGCTTCATCCCCCAAGAGAGCCCCAACTACTCCATCTCCCAAAGGAACCTCCACTGCCCCAGCTgtggctccccctgcccccaaagggGGCCCAACAACTCTATCCCCTAAAGAGACATCCACTCCAGCAGTGAATCCTTCCTGCCCCAAAGGGG CCCCCACTCCCCCAACTGTGGCTCCTCCCTCCCCGAAAGGAGGACCAGCAATTGTATCCCCTAAAGAGGCCCCCACTTCCCCAAtgactcctccctcccccaaagggGCCTCAGCTGCTTCATCTCTCAAAGGGACCCTTACTCCCTCAGCTGTGACTCCTTCCTCCCACAAAGAGTCTCCAGAAACTCCAGCCCCCAAGGGGGCCCCAACAACCCCACCTCCCAAGCGGGCCTCCACTCTCCCAGCTCTGACTCCTTCCTCCCCCAAAGAGTCTCTAGCTACCCCATCCTCCAGAGGGACCTCAGCAACTCCATCTCCCAAAAGAGCCCCAGGGACTCCATCCTCCAAAGGAACCTCAGCAGCTTCATCCCCCAAAAGAGCACCAGCTACCCCATCCTCCACAGGTGCCCCCACTCCCTCATCTGAGATTTCTCCCTCACCCAAAGAGGCCCCTATATCTCCAGTTTCAGTTACTTGTCCCTTGGGGTCCACTGCCCCTCAGGCATCTAAAGGCCTACCAATAATGAAAGGTCCCACAGCTCTCAAACCAGTACTTGTTGCCCCAGCTCCAGAAAGTGCACCAGTTGTCACAGTTCCCTCTGAGAAAGATCCACTGGCCAAGAAGAGTTCTGCTACTCCACCTCCTGTGTGCCCCGATCCCTCAGCCAAGAATGGTACTAAAGGACCCCTTTCTACATTGGCTCCAGCCCCTCTACTGACAGTCTCTGCTCAGAAAGCCTCTTCTCCAAAGACTCCCAAAACCCTTCCTGTTTCTCCGTTAAAAGGCAAAGATTCTTTTCATTCCCCAAAGAGCCCCTTGGCTCTTGCTCCTGAGTCTGTGACCTCTACCCCTCTAGCAACAGCTTCCTCTGAGAAGGTCCTTCCTAATGCTGGATCAGCATCTGTCTCTCCAGCACCCACCCCAccagtctctctgcctctccctccctccccagttccCCCTCTGCTTCCTAAACAGCAGTTTCTGCCGTCCTCACCTGGGCTGGTGCTGGAATCACCCTGTAAGCCCTCAGCCCCTGCTGATGAGGATGAGCTGCCGCCTCTGATTCCCCCGGAACCAATCTCGGGGGGAGTGCCTTTCCAGTCGGTCCTCGTCAACATGCCCACCCCTAAACCTGCTGGGAtccctgccccaaccccctcTGCCAAGCAGCCTGTTCTGAAGAACAACAAGG GGTCTGGAACAGAATCGGACAGTGATGAATCAGTACCAGAGCTTGAGGAACAGGATTCCACACAGGCAACCACCCAACAAGCCCAG CTGGCAGCAGCAGCTGAAATTGATGAAGAACCAGTCAGTAAAGCAAAACAGAGCCGGAGTGAAAAGAAGGCACGGAAG gcTATGTCCAAACTAGGTCTTCGACAGGTTACAGGGGTTACAAGAGTCACTATCCGGAAATCTAAGAATATCCTCTTTGTCATCACAAAACCAGATGTCTACAAGAGCCCAGCTTCAGATACCTACATAGTTTTTGGGGAAGCCAAG ATCGAGGATTTATCTCAGCAGGCACAACTAGCAGCTGCTGAGAAATTCAAAGTTCAAGGTGAAGCTGTCTCAAACATTCAAGAAAACACACAGACTCCAACTGTACAAGAAGAGAGTGAAGAGGAAGAG gttgATGAAACAGGTGTAGAGGTTAAGGACATAGAACTGGTCATGTCGCAAGCAAATGTATCAAGAGCAAAGGCAGTTCGAGCCCTGAAGAACAACAGTAATGATATTGTAAATGCTATTATG gaaTTAACAATGTAA
- the NACA gene encoding nascent polypeptide-associated complex subunit alpha isoform X3, which yields MPGEATETVPATEQELPQPQAETGSGTESDSDESVPELEEQDSTQATTQQAQLAAAAEIDEEPVSKAKQSRSEKKARKAMSKLGLRQVTGVTRVTIRKSKNILFVITKPDVYKSPASDTYIVFGEAKIEDLSQQAQLAAAEKFKVQGEAVSNIQENTQTPTVQEESEEEEVDETGVEVKDIELVMSQANVSRAKAVRALKNNSNDIVNAIMELTM from the exons ATGCCTGGTGAAGCCACAGAAACCGTCCCTGCTACAGAGCAGGAGTTGCCACAGCCCCAGGCTGAGACAG GGTCTGGAACAGAATCGGACAGTGATGAATCAGTACCAGAGCTTGAGGAACAGGATTCCACACAGGCAACCACCCAACAAGCCCAG CTGGCAGCAGCAGCTGAAATTGATGAAGAACCAGTCAGTAAAGCAAAACAGAGCCGGAGTGAAAAGAAGGCACGGAAG gcTATGTCCAAACTAGGTCTTCGACAGGTTACAGGGGTTACAAGAGTCACTATCCGGAAATCTAAGAATATCCTCTTTGTCATCACAAAACCAGATGTCTACAAGAGCCCAGCTTCAGATACCTACATAGTTTTTGGGGAAGCCAAG ATCGAGGATTTATCTCAGCAGGCACAACTAGCAGCTGCTGAGAAATTCAAAGTTCAAGGTGAAGCTGTCTCAAACATTCAAGAAAACACACAGACTCCAACTGTACAAGAAGAGAGTGAAGAGGAAGAG gttgATGAAACAGGTGTAGAGGTTAAGGACATAGAACTGGTCATGTCGCAAGCAAATGTATCAAGAGCAAAGGCAGTTCGAGCCCTGAAGAACAACAGTAATGATATTGTAAATGCTATTATG gaaTTAACAATGTAA
- the NACA gene encoding nascent polypeptide-associated complex subunit alpha isoform X2 — protein MPGEATETVPATEQELPQPQAETAMLPVSSALNVTAALGQPESTLPPSCSLAPQQCPLATPNQPSPFLSPSSVASTPFEAPFPQSSSGTALPLGVVPSPTDTPAFLPNLLGPPISPAALALASPMITPTLKGAHSSSAPLALVALAPHSVQKNSAHPLNPLSSPPSIAVTKSGSVTSLSSPIASSEPKTSPIQDPLQVDPQKITPVPPSIVSAVPAHVGTPLASVQSGVASCPQMPPTTPLAITPPQFRDIPVSSALTSQQNKESLSLKGPHSSPAALSVSTQSISVSPNISPVFLPSLGSHPAPLHQSSLGSPIQPLGQTGHNVLSDAILNATSADHSSTGTSYPSQRSVIPPPPSKNEVTSAAVAAFPAGTRDSPLTLSVDKDPSAVTGIASYNPSGSLNVATSSPLSPTASLILKGSPDATHHQPLVAQIPASPESPSLKEAPVCSVGTTPFVMANPSTVSAAPTTFEIATCVSPPVSSGPISSKDSTSHTALVITPVAPKELPAPQGLEQNRTVMNQYQSLRNRIPHRQPPNKPSWQQQLKLMKNQSVKQNRAGVKRRHGRLCPN, from the exons ATGCCTGGTGAAGCCACAGAAACCGTCCCTGCTACAGAGCAGGAGTTGCCACAGCCCCAGGCTGAGACAG CTATGCTTCCTGTGTCTTCAGCCTTGAATGTCACTGCTGCCTTAGGGCAGCCTGAATCTACCCTTCCCCCTTCTTGTTCCCTGGCTCCCCAACAATGCCCTCTGGCAACCCCTAACCAGccttccccatttctttctccctctagtGTTGCTTCAACCCCTTTTGAAGCTCCTTTTCCCCAGTCATCCTCTGGGACAGCCCTGCCTTTGGGAGttgtcccttcccccactgacACCCCAGCTTTCCTGCCAAACCTACTAGGGCCTCCCATCTCCCCAGCTGCCTTAGCTCTGGCCTCTCCCATGATAACTCCAACTCTGAAAGGCGCCCATTCTTCTTCAGCTCCCTTGGCTCTGGTGGCCTTGGCTCCCCACTCAGTTCAGAAGAACTCTGCTCATCCACTTAACCCTCTTAGTTCACCTCCTTCGATTGCTGTGACTAAGTCAGGGTCAGTGACCTCCCTGTCATCTCCCATTGCTTCCTCAGAACCAAAGACCTCTCCTATTCAAGACCCCTTACAAGTAGACCCTCAAAAAATTACCCCCGTCCCTCCAAGTATAGTCAGTGCTGTTCCTGCCCATGTTGGAACTCCCTTGGCCTCTGTTCAGTCTGGAGTAGCCTCATGTCCTCAGATGCCACCCACCACTCCCCTAGCCATCACTCCCCCTCAGTTCAGAGACATCCCTGTTTCCTCAGCTCTGACTTCTcaacaaaacaaggaaagcctCAGCCTAAAGGGACCCCATAGTTCACCTGCTGCCTTATCTGTTTCAACCCAGTctatttctgtgtctcccaacATCTCTCcagtttttctcccttctctaggCTCTCACCCTGCACCTTTACATCAGAGTTCTCTTGGTTCTCCTATTCAGCCCTTAGGTCAAACAGGCCATAATGTTCTGTCAGATGCTATACTGAATGCCACTTCTGCAGATCATTCTTCCACAGGGACCTCTTACCCTTCTCAGAGATCTGTaattcctccccctccttccaaaAATGAGGTGACTTCTGCTGCTGTGGCTGCTTTTCCAGCAGGGACTCGAGATTCCCCTTTGACTCTTTCTGTTGACAAAGATCCCTCTGCTGTCACTGGCATAGCCTCCTACAACCCCTCTGGTTCATTAAATGTAGCTACCTCTTCTCCATTATCTCCTACAgcctctctcattctcaaagGTTCTCCTGATGCCACTCATCATCAGCCTTTGGTGGCCCAAATTCCTGCTTCTCCAGAGAGTCCAAGCTTGAAAGAAGCTCCTGTTTGTTCTGTTGGAACCACCCCGTTTGTTATGGCTAACCCCTCTACAGTTTCTGCAGCACCTACTACCTTTGAGATAGCTACTTGTGTCTCTCCTCCAGTTTCATCAGGTCCCATAAGTAGTAAGGACTCCACTTCCCATACTGCCCTTGTTATAACTCCTGTGGCTCCCAAAGAGCTTCCTGCTCCTCAA GGTCTGGAACAGAATCGGACAGTGATGAATCAGTACCAGAGCTTGAGGAACAGGATTCCACACAGGCAACCACCCAACAAGCCCAG CTGGCAGCAGCAGCTGAAATTGATGAAGAACCAGTCAGTAAAGCAAAACAGAGCCGGAGTGAAAAGAAGGCACGGAAG gcTATGTCCAAACTAG
- the NACA gene encoding nascent polypeptide-associated complex subunit alpha isoform X4 gives MLKRFLKPPKESVQVSRRSSNERSKWIANICKNLVTIPVREQPEGSLVKGSDWRLLLTRNRILVPPPPPGFLLQQAWVTLSLALFLPPSWFRVPRTKCLVKPQKPSLLQSRSCHSPRLRQGLEQNRTVMNQYQSLRNRIPHRQPPNKPSWQQQLKLMKNQSVKQNRAGVKRRHGRLCPN, from the exons atgttgaaaaGATTCCTGAAACCACCAAAGGAGAGTGTCCAGGTTTCTCGAAGAAGCAGTAATGAGAGGAGCAAGTGGAttgcaaatatttgtaaaa ACCTCGTCACCATCCCCGTCAGGGAACAACCGGAGGGGTCACTCGTTAAAGGAAGTGACTGGCGGCTGCTCCTGACCCGGAATCGGATCCTGGTCCCGCCCCCTCCACCAGGCTTCCTTCTGCAACAGGCGTGGGTCacgctctcgctcgctctctttctgccGCCATCTTGGTTCCGCGTTCCCCGCACA AAATGCCTGGTGAAGCCACAGAAACCGTCCCTGCTACAGAGCAGGAGTTGCCACAGCCCCAGGCTGAGACAG GGTCTGGAACAGAATCGGACAGTGATGAATCAGTACCAGAGCTTGAGGAACAGGATTCCACACAGGCAACCACCCAACAAGCCCAG CTGGCAGCAGCAGCTGAAATTGATGAAGAACCAGTCAGTAAAGCAAAACAGAGCCGGAGTGAAAAGAAGGCACGGAAG gcTATGTCCAAACTAG